In Triticum urartu cultivar G1812 chromosome 6, Tu2.1, whole genome shotgun sequence, the following proteins share a genomic window:
- the LOC125517573 gene encoding uncharacterized protein LOC125517573, which produces MEAKRPRSAAMAALCVLLLLVLLPGEVAAKSKFCRCFDDCFPGCVNKKVPHFLCQLFCANKCSPNQAAVGGDAMCRMACSKLSIKICGWSAAPADATNAEGCVQNCNRRLSHMARTN; this is translated from the exons ATGGAGGCAAAGAGGCCAAGGTCGGCCGCCATGGCCGCGCTGTGCGTGCTCCTCCTCCTGGTGCTGCTGCCCGGGGAGGTGGCCGCCAAGTCCAAGTTCTGCCGGTGCTTCGACGACTGCTTCCCCGGGTGCGTGAACAAAAAGGTGCCGCACTTCCTCTGCCAACTGTTCTGCGCCAACAAGTGCAGCCCCAACCAGGCCGCCGTCGGCGGCGACGCCATGTGCAGGATGGCCTGCAGCAAGCTGAGCATCAAAATCTGCGGCTGGTCAGCGGCGCCGGCCG ATGCAACTAACGCCGAAGGCTGCGTGCAGAACTGCAACAGGAGACTGAGCCACATGGCCCGTACCAATTAA